A genomic segment from Chitinophaga niabensis encodes:
- a CDS encoding UbiA family prenyltransferase, translating into MIRGLFNFILFSSLYIAICAVIMTWQTDHILQLRYDSLNYYCFVFFATICSYNFHWYLTPGSINNSERLSWNLRRRKLQLLGCAIGLIGAGWFALPLLKHWLPVSGAVLLTFLYSAPKVPHKMFSWLSRIAIGKTIFLAFVWTYVTTVLPALIAGDTDTLEILYLTCHRFFLIYAICILFDYRDREQDREQGIRSLITLLPDPQLDKLYYGSVFLAAIFALLLAPAVPIFVLFSLLVPVTITAMIKRYAQEHNSDYLYYFFLDGLMMLSALLHLLWVSAGGI; encoded by the coding sequence ATGATTCGGGGCCTCTTTAATTTTATCCTGTTCAGCTCACTGTATATCGCCATCTGCGCGGTAATAATGACCTGGCAGACCGACCATATCCTGCAATTGCGGTACGATAGCCTGAACTATTATTGCTTCGTGTTCTTCGCTACCATTTGCAGCTACAACTTCCACTGGTACCTTACCCCCGGTTCAATTAATAACTCGGAAAGGCTCAGCTGGAACCTGCGGCGACGGAAATTGCAATTGCTCGGATGCGCCATTGGCCTGATCGGTGCCGGCTGGTTTGCCCTCCCGCTCTTAAAACACTGGCTGCCGGTAAGTGGTGCCGTACTGCTTACCTTCCTGTACTCCGCACCAAAAGTGCCGCATAAAATGTTCAGCTGGCTGAGCAGAATTGCTATCGGCAAAACTATCTTCCTTGCTTTCGTATGGACCTATGTAACCACTGTTCTCCCAGCCCTTATTGCAGGCGATACAGATACCCTGGAAATCCTCTACCTCACCTGTCACCGCTTCTTCCTTATATATGCCATCTGCATCCTCTTTGATTACCGGGACAGGGAGCAGGACCGTGAACAGGGCATCCGCAGCCTGATCACATTGCTGCCGGATCCACAGCTGGATAAACTGTATTACGGCTCCGTATTTTTAGCGGCCATATTTGCCTTACTGCTCGCACCTGCTGTTCCCATCTTTGTACTGTTCAGTTTACTGGTACCTGTTACCATAACGGCTATGATTAAACGATACGCGCAGGAACACAACTCAGATTACCTGTACTATTTTTTCCTGGATGGGCTGATGATGCTCTCCGCCCTGCTGCATCTTCTTTGGGTGAGCGCCGGCGGAATATAA
- the ytxJ gene encoding bacillithiol system redox-active protein YtxJ, producing the protein MWIDLESEEQLNTIQSRSFEQKTVIFKHSTRCSISSMVKSRLERSVAPEGIAFYYLDLIRYRNISNRVAEMYSIPHESPQLLLIHNGECIYDESHMAIRMEELEEMS; encoded by the coding sequence ATGTGGATCGACCTGGAGAGTGAAGAACAATTGAATACGATACAGTCCCGTTCATTTGAACAGAAGACGGTAATTTTCAAACACAGTACCCGCTGCAGTATTAGCAGTATGGTGAAATCCCGCCTGGAAAGGTCGGTGGCGCCGGAGGGTATTGCGTTCTATTACCTGGATCTGATCAGGTACAGGAACATTAGCAACCGGGTGGCGGAGATGTACAGCATTCCGCACGAATCGCCGCAGCTGTTATTGATCCATAACGGAGAGTGTATATACGACGAGAGCCATATGGCTATCAGGATGGAAGAATTGGAAGAGATGAGTTGA
- the aroQ gene encoding type II 3-dehydroquinate dehydratase: MKIAIINGPNLNLLGKREPEVYGSLTFEQYLETLRAQFPDVQIDYFQNNVEGEIVNHLHSVGFSYDGILLNAGAYTHTSVAIRDAIAGIKTPVVEIHISNIYAREEFRHTSLTAAKAVGVICGLGMKGYALGVGFFLEK, translated from the coding sequence ATGAAAATAGCCATCATCAACGGGCCTAACCTGAACCTGCTGGGAAAGCGGGAACCGGAAGTTTACGGCAGCCTTACTTTTGAGCAATACCTGGAAACGCTGAGAGCGCAGTTCCCCGATGTGCAGATCGATTACTTTCAGAACAATGTGGAAGGGGAGATTGTGAACCATTTGCACAGCGTTGGTTTCAGCTATGATGGTATCCTGCTGAATGCGGGCGCTTATACACATACTTCCGTTGCTATCCGTGATGCGATTGCCGGTATCAAAACACCGGTGGTAGAAATTCATATCAGTAATATTTATGCACGGGAAGAGTTCCGGCATACCTCCCTGACAGCAGCGAAAGCAGTGGGTGTGATCTGTGGATTGGGTATGAAGGGGTATGCGCTGGGAGTGGGGTTCTTTTTGGAGAAGTAA
- a CDS encoding CAAX protease, protein MRYKDFEAIMSKDRLGRYLAAVGGITRKAMKLYRLNLQASQGMFTIISCFEVALRNAIDKHYKVVRGNDWLKDAAWTGGALNIPRCGKTPFIINNAVSDLGLHYSHPKLIAKMDFGFWRYMFARHQYTALGRTLLAIFPAKPRSTPVHHYDNTFVFGELEKINGIRNRIAHHEPICFSDGLSVRSTTYARQHYRLILNLFNWMSINESALLYGLDHMNVILDKIDDL, encoded by the coding sequence ATGAGATACAAAGATTTCGAAGCAATAATGTCTAAAGACCGGCTGGGCAGGTATCTGGCTGCAGTGGGTGGAATTACCCGAAAAGCCATGAAATTATATCGTTTAAACCTGCAGGCTTCCCAGGGAATGTTTACAATTATTTCCTGTTTTGAAGTTGCTTTAAGAAATGCAATAGATAAGCATTATAAGGTTGTCCGGGGCAATGACTGGCTTAAGGATGCCGCATGGACCGGAGGAGCCCTGAATATTCCCAGGTGCGGTAAAACCCCTTTCATAATTAACAATGCTGTTTCAGATCTGGGCCTGCATTACAGCCACCCGAAACTGATAGCTAAAATGGATTTTGGATTCTGGCGGTATATGTTTGCCCGGCACCAGTATACAGCGTTAGGAAGAACACTGCTGGCAATTTTTCCTGCCAAACCAAGAAGCACTCCTGTCCATCATTATGATAACACCTTTGTTTTCGGAGAGCTGGAGAAAATAAACGGTATAAGGAACAGAATTGCTCACCATGAACCAATATGTTTCTCAGATGGCCTATCGGTAAGAAGTACAACCTATGCCCGGCAACACTACAGGCTTATCCTCAATTTATTCAACTGGATGTCTATCAATGAAAGTGCTTTGCTATATGGATTAGATCACATGAATGTGATCCTGGATAAGATAGATGATCTTTAA
- a CDS encoding UDP-N-acetylmuramate--L-alanine ligase, producing MAKVHFIAIGGSVMHQLAIALKHKGYEVSGSDDEIFEPSRSNLATAGILPASLGWDPARIYPQLDAVILGMHARADNPELIKAQELQLKIYSFPEYIYQESKDKTRVAIGGSHGKTTITSMIMHVLQQCHRQFDYLVGAKLEGFSQSVNVTDAPLIVCEADEYPASVLEKRPKFHFLHPHIAVLSGIAWDHINVFPTFENYLEQFAIFLRTMEPGGKLIYNQTDETLRQLVAKEGSHLECIPYGVPEHTIINGLTRVRFGNASTDLMVFGEHNLLNIHAALLVCKALGIGDIDFLAAIATFKGAAKRMELVAKNEQTAFYRDFAHAPSKVKATIQALRKQYPNRKLIAVLELHTYSSLNAAFMSEYAGALDPADLAGVFYSAHALEIKRMPDLSPEIIREGFANKDLVILNNRAALEAFLGEQDFHNTNVLLMSSGDYEGLDFGGLKKYLTV from the coding sequence ATGGCAAAAGTACATTTTATAGCGATAGGCGGCAGTGTTATGCACCAGCTGGCCATCGCCCTCAAGCATAAAGGTTACGAAGTAAGCGGCAGCGACGACGAGATCTTTGAACCTTCAAGGTCAAACCTCGCCACAGCAGGCATTCTCCCCGCCTCCCTCGGCTGGGACCCTGCCCGCATCTACCCACAACTCGATGCGGTGATCCTGGGCATGCATGCCCGGGCAGATAACCCGGAACTGATCAAAGCACAGGAACTCCAACTAAAGATCTACTCTTTCCCGGAATATATTTACCAGGAAAGTAAGGATAAAACCCGGGTGGCCATAGGCGGCAGTCATGGTAAAACCACCATTACCTCCATGATCATGCACGTTTTACAACAATGCCACCGGCAATTCGATTACCTGGTGGGTGCAAAGCTGGAAGGTTTTTCCCAATCCGTAAACGTTACAGATGCCCCGCTCATTGTGTGCGAGGCAGATGAATACCCGGCTTCTGTACTGGAAAAAAGGCCCAAGTTCCACTTCCTCCACCCTCACATCGCGGTGCTGAGTGGTATTGCATGGGACCACATCAATGTTTTCCCCACTTTTGAAAACTACCTGGAGCAGTTTGCCATCTTCCTCCGTACCATGGAACCCGGCGGTAAACTGATCTACAACCAAACGGACGAAACCCTCCGGCAACTGGTAGCCAAAGAAGGCAGCCACCTGGAATGCATCCCTTACGGGGTACCGGAACATACCATTATTAATGGCCTCACCCGTGTTCGTTTTGGGAATGCTTCCACAGACCTGATGGTTTTCGGGGAACACAACCTACTTAACATCCATGCAGCCCTTTTGGTTTGCAAAGCTTTAGGAATTGGTGACATTGATTTTCTGGCGGCAATTGCTACCTTTAAAGGAGCTGCCAAAAGGATGGAACTGGTGGCAAAAAATGAGCAGACCGCCTTTTACCGCGACTTTGCCCATGCCCCTTCCAAAGTAAAGGCTACCATACAGGCGCTCCGTAAACAATACCCGAACCGCAAACTTATTGCCGTACTGGAGTTACATACGTACAGCAGCCTCAATGCCGCTTTTATGAGCGAATATGCCGGCGCATTGGACCCCGCAGACCTGGCAGGCGTATTTTACAGCGCACATGCCCTGGAAATAAAACGCATGCCGGACCTCAGCCCCGAAATCATCCGGGAAGGTTTTGCCAATAAAGATCTTGTTATACTGAATAACCGGGCTGCCCTAGAAGCCTTCCTCGGTGAGCAGGATTTTCATAATACTAACGTCCTCCTCATGAGCTCCGGCGATTATGAAGGTTTGGATTTTGGAGGATTAAAAAAATACTTAACGGTTTAG
- a CDS encoding UbiX family flavin prenyltransferase: MKHRIVVAVTGASGSIYARQLLNKLAGLKEQVDQVAIILTENARTVWETELGDRGFEHLPFPVFTQHDFHAPFASGSGRYNTMIICPCSMGTLGRIAGGISNDLITRAADVVLKERRKLICVLRDTPYNLIHIRNMQTVTEAGGIICPATPSFYSKPSSIEEVAATVVDRVIDLAGLEQDTFRWGE, from the coding sequence ATGAAACATCGTATAGTTGTGGCAGTAACCGGTGCCAGCGGCTCTATTTATGCCAGGCAGCTTTTGAACAAGCTGGCTGGGCTGAAGGAGCAAGTGGACCAGGTGGCAATAATACTCACGGAAAATGCCCGCACTGTTTGGGAAACGGAGCTGGGCGACCGTGGCTTTGAGCACCTTCCTTTTCCCGTTTTTACCCAACATGATTTCCATGCCCCTTTTGCTTCCGGCAGCGGGCGTTACAATACCATGATCATCTGCCCCTGTTCCATGGGCACCCTGGGCCGTATTGCCGGCGGAATTTCCAATGACCTTATTACCCGTGCGGCGGATGTGGTATTGAAAGAAAGGCGGAAGCTGATCTGTGTGCTGCGGGATACACCTTATAACCTCATCCACATCCGTAATATGCAAACGGTAACGGAGGCAGGCGGTATCATCTGCCCGGCCACTCCTTCCTTTTACAGCAAGCCTTCTTCTATTGAGGAAGTGGCTGCTACGGTGGTAGACAGGGTGATTGACCTGGCAGGGCTTGAGCAGGATACTTTCCGCTGGGGGGAATAA
- a CDS encoding NADPH-dependent FMN reductase: MYQLKIVIATVREGRKGPIVANWITELAKQHGSFEVEVLDLAAINLPMMSEPHHPSMRKYEHAHTKKWSATIDAADAFIFVTGEYDYNYPAPLRNALEYLYHEWGYKAAGTVSYGGVSAGTRAANSLKNDLATFKMVALTEAVHLPFFAQYINDEDVFVPTESAEKQAKVMLNELVRWTKGLKLIKENK; encoded by the coding sequence ATGTACCAATTAAAAATCGTCATCGCTACAGTGAGGGAAGGCCGTAAAGGCCCCATCGTAGCCAACTGGATCACTGAGCTGGCCAAACAACACGGCAGCTTTGAAGTAGAAGTGCTGGACCTCGCAGCCATCAACCTCCCGATGATGTCTGAGCCACATCATCCCAGCATGAGAAAGTATGAGCATGCGCACACCAAAAAATGGAGCGCAACCATCGACGCCGCAGATGCATTCATCTTTGTAACCGGCGAATATGATTATAACTATCCCGCTCCCCTGCGAAATGCACTGGAATACCTTTATCATGAATGGGGGTATAAAGCAGCAGGTACAGTGAGCTATGGTGGAGTTTCTGCAGGTACAAGGGCCGCTAACAGCCTGAAGAACGATTTGGCTACTTTTAAAATGGTGGCTTTAACGGAAGCAGTACATCTCCCGTTCTTTGCGCAGTATATCAATGATGAAGATGTATTTGTGCCCACGGAATCTGCGGAAAAGCAGGCGAAGGTAATGCTGAATGAACTGGTGAGATGGACGAAAGGATTGAAGCTCATTAAAGAGAATAAATAG
- a CDS encoding M42 family metallopeptidase yields MSKKQKSILTKESLAFLKTYLNNPSPTGFEKEGQKLWLEYLKPYIDDTIVDPYGSAVGVINPDAAFKVVIEAHADEISWFVNYISPEGLIYVIRNGGSDQAIAPSMRVNIHTEAGSVKAVFGWPAIHTRLRSSGDGKEPHPKVENIFLDCGARSRKEVEDLGIHVGCVVTFDDGFEELNYDYFICRALDNRIGGFMIAEVARLLKENKQRLPFGLYIVNAVQEEVGLRGAEMIAKRIKPNVAIITDVTHDTTTPMINKNIEGEIKCGGGPSITYGPAVHNILRDLIIKTAQKEKIPYQLHAVSRSTGTDTDAFAYSNDGTPSALISIPLRYMHTTVEMIKKDDIESTIQLIYQTLLNITPKTNFQYL; encoded by the coding sequence ATGTCTAAGAAACAAAAATCAATATTAACGAAGGAATCGTTGGCCTTTTTGAAGACTTATCTCAACAATCCCTCCCCTACTGGTTTTGAGAAGGAAGGACAAAAACTTTGGCTGGAATATCTTAAACCTTATATAGACGACACCATCGTAGATCCATATGGTTCCGCTGTAGGTGTGATCAACCCGGACGCGGCTTTTAAAGTAGTAATAGAAGCCCATGCAGATGAAATATCCTGGTTTGTGAACTACATTTCACCCGAAGGATTGATCTATGTGATCCGCAATGGCGGCTCCGATCAGGCGATCGCTCCCTCCATGCGCGTAAACATTCACACAGAAGCCGGCAGCGTGAAAGCTGTATTCGGATGGCCAGCTATCCATACCCGCCTGCGCAGCAGCGGAGATGGAAAAGAACCACATCCGAAAGTAGAGAACATTTTCCTGGACTGTGGCGCCCGCTCCCGCAAGGAAGTAGAAGACCTGGGCATCCACGTAGGCTGCGTAGTAACCTTTGACGATGGATTTGAAGAACTGAACTACGATTACTTTATCTGCCGTGCGCTGGATAACCGTATCGGTGGTTTTATGATCGCCGAAGTAGCCCGCCTGCTGAAAGAAAATAAACAACGCCTGCCATTCGGCCTGTATATCGTTAACGCCGTACAGGAAGAAGTTGGTCTCCGTGGTGCAGAGATGATCGCTAAACGCATCAAACCAAATGTAGCCATCATCACAGACGTTACACACGATACCACCACCCCGATGATCAACAAGAACATTGAAGGAGAGATCAAATGCGGCGGAGGCCCCAGCATCACTTACGGCCCTGCCGTACACAATATCCTGCGCGACCTGATCATCAAAACCGCGCAGAAAGAAAAGATCCCTTACCAGCTGCATGCCGTAAGCCGCAGCACCGGTACAGATACAGATGCTTTTGCCTATTCTAACGATGGTACACCTTCTGCCCTGATCAGCATCCCGCTGCGCTATATGCACACCACCGTGGAAATGATCAAGAAAGATGATATCGAGAGTACCATCCAGCTGATCTATCAGACCCTGCTCAATATTACACCGAAAACCAATTTCCAATACCTGTAA
- a CDS encoding 3'-5' exonuclease yields MSALQLTRPLAFIDLETTGTNVATDRIIEIAVIKVMPDKSVLNKTKRINPGIPIPAATTAIHGITDEDVKDAPYFKQVANEYKQFLENCDIAGYNSNRFDVPLLVEEFLRLDLNFDIKSRRFVDVQKIFHLMEKRTLSAAYKFYCDKDLENAHSAEADAIATYEILEAQLARYEQQLKPEVEALATFTKEDDYVDFARRMTIQNGVELFNFGKYKGRPVRDVLKIEPQYYDWMMKADFPLNTKQKLTEIYHSMMLKKP; encoded by the coding sequence ATGTCTGCATTACAACTCACCCGTCCGCTTGCCTTTATTGATCTTGAAACTACAGGCACCAATGTGGCAACGGACCGTATCATTGAGATAGCTGTCATAAAAGTGATGCCGGACAAGTCCGTTCTCAATAAAACCAAACGCATCAACCCCGGCATTCCCATTCCTGCCGCTACTACAGCCATTCATGGGATCACGGACGAAGATGTGAAAGATGCTCCCTACTTTAAACAGGTAGCCAATGAATACAAACAATTCCTCGAAAACTGCGATATAGCCGGGTATAACTCAAACAGGTTTGATGTACCGCTGCTTGTAGAAGAATTCCTACGCCTGGACCTGAACTTCGACATTAAAAGCCGCAGGTTCGTAGATGTACAGAAGATCTTCCACCTCATGGAAAAACGTACGCTCAGCGCCGCTTATAAGTTCTATTGTGATAAGGACCTGGAAAATGCCCACAGCGCAGAAGCTGATGCCATCGCTACTTACGAGATCCTGGAAGCACAGCTGGCCAGGTATGAGCAGCAGTTGAAACCGGAAGTAGAAGCCCTGGCCACTTTCACCAAAGAGGATGATTATGTGGACTTTGCCCGCAGGATGACCATCCAGAACGGCGTTGAACTATTCAACTTCGGTAAGTACAAAGGCCGGCCTGTAAGGGATGTGCTGAAGATAGAGCCGCAGTATTATGACTGGATGATGAAAGCGGACTTTCCCCTCAACACCAAGCAGAAACTGACAGAGATATATCACAGTATGATGCTAAAAAAACCCTAA
- the bioB gene encoding biotin synthase BioB — protein sequence MIRHDWTLEEIKDIYNTPLLELMYRAATLHREYQDTAEVQVCTLLSIKTGGCSEDCAYCPQAARYNTGIDVQALMKKDEVLAYAQKAKDAGSTRFCMGAAWREVRDNRDFDRVIEMVKGVNEIGMEVCCTLGMLTESQAQKLADAGLYSYNHNLDTSDDYYGEIITTRTYDDRLKTIDNVRKAGVTVCCGGIIGLGESHEDRINMLRTLSNMPSHPDSVPINALTRVKGTPLEHLPKVEFWDMVRMIATTRILMPGAMVRLSAGRAEMSLSEQAMCFMAGANSIFTGEKLLTTKNPSFEEDHMMFELLGLKPREAFKEEHVHVH from the coding sequence ATGATCCGTCACGATTGGACACTTGAAGAAATAAAGGATATCTATAATACCCCCCTGCTGGAACTCATGTACCGTGCTGCTACCTTGCACCGGGAGTACCAGGATACAGCGGAAGTACAGGTATGTACCCTGCTCTCTATCAAAACAGGCGGTTGTTCCGAAGATTGCGCTTACTGCCCCCAGGCAGCCCGATATAATACCGGTATTGATGTACAGGCCCTGATGAAAAAGGACGAAGTACTGGCTTACGCCCAGAAAGCGAAAGACGCAGGCTCCACCCGTTTCTGCATGGGTGCCGCATGGCGCGAAGTACGCGATAACAGGGATTTTGACAGGGTGATCGAAATGGTGAAAGGCGTAAATGAGATCGGTATGGAAGTATGCTGCACTTTAGGCATGCTCACCGAATCACAGGCACAGAAACTGGCTGATGCCGGGCTGTACTCCTACAACCACAACCTGGATACCTCCGATGATTATTATGGTGAGATCATCACCACCCGTACATACGACGACCGTCTCAAAACAATCGATAATGTACGCAAAGCAGGCGTAACCGTTTGCTGCGGCGGTATCATCGGCCTGGGTGAATCTCACGAAGACCGTATCAATATGCTGCGCACTTTATCTAACATGCCCAGCCATCCTGATTCCGTTCCCATCAATGCACTCACCCGCGTAAAAGGTACCCCGCTGGAACACTTACCGAAAGTAGAGTTCTGGGATATGGTACGCATGATCGCTACTACCCGCATCCTCATGCCGGGAGCTATGGTGCGCCTGAGTGCCGGCCGAGCTGAAATGAGCCTTTCTGAACAAGCCATGTGTTTTATGGCAGGCGCCAACTCCATCTTCACCGGAGAAAAGCTGCTCACCACTAAAAACCCCTCTTTCGAAGAAGATCATATGATGTTCGAATTGCTGGGGCTGAAGCCGAGAGAAGCTTTTAAAGAAGAACATGTACACGTACATTAA
- a CDS encoding TonB-dependent receptor plug domain-containing protein: protein MKKAISLSLLLCAGILCYAQQVPKPVDTTKIEEKELEEVVISSTRSTRTIQNIPTRVEFIGGEELEEKGNMKPGDIRMMLNESTGIQTQQVSATSANASIRIQGLDGRYTQLLKDGFPSYAGFSGGLGLLQTPPLDLKQVEVIKGSSSTLYGGGAIAGLVNLISRVPAEERELRFLVNGTSAGGLDLSGFYGQKFEKTGFTLFASHNASRPYDPSNTGFTAIPKTSRFVFNPKLFVYFNPKTTLSFGVNTIFEDRTGGDILYIKGKGDNVHSYFEKNESKRFSTQLSLTHQFNEHSGLTVKNSVSNFSRTISVPDYVFDGKQWFSYTEVAYHKNGEKMDWVTGLNVNTDLFREVPDTRNYEQYTIGGFVQNTWQAGNWLALETGLRVDHVMEMGTVFLPRIAALFKITPELTSRLGGGLGYKTPTMFTEETERIQYREVESPATLPPVFERSYGGNFDVNYSTSLSDKVNLGINQLFFYTKIKDPLLLVFENAYPKLRNAVGFIDTKGWETNVKVGFGDFKLFVGYTFTDAQLKDGMVKKDNPLTARHRLNNVLMYELEEKWKIGLEAYYYSEQTLNDGTKGKPYWICGFMAEKLWEKFSLFINFENFLDARQTKFDTIYTGTVTNPVFRDIYAPLDGFVVNGGIKLNL from the coding sequence ATGAAAAAAGCGATCAGCTTATCACTATTGCTTTGCGCAGGCATTCTATGTTATGCGCAGCAGGTGCCTAAGCCTGTTGATACAACAAAGATTGAAGAAAAAGAACTGGAGGAGGTTGTGATCTCCTCTACCCGTAGTACCCGTACCATTCAGAATATCCCTACGCGCGTTGAATTCATCGGGGGAGAAGAACTGGAAGAAAAAGGCAACATGAAACCGGGAGACATCCGCATGATGCTGAATGAAAGCACCGGTATTCAAACCCAGCAGGTATCTGCCACTTCTGCGAACGCCAGCATCCGCATACAGGGGCTGGACGGGCGTTATACCCAATTGCTGAAAGACGGATTTCCTTCGTACGCTGGTTTCTCCGGCGGGCTTGGTTTACTGCAAACACCTCCGCTGGACCTCAAACAGGTAGAAGTGATCAAAGGATCTTCCTCTACTTTATATGGTGGCGGCGCTATTGCAGGATTGGTGAACCTTATTTCAAGGGTACCTGCGGAAGAAAGGGAATTACGTTTCCTTGTCAATGGCACTTCTGCGGGAGGGCTTGACCTGAGTGGTTTCTATGGCCAGAAATTTGAAAAAACGGGGTTTACTTTGTTTGCCTCGCATAATGCCAGCAGGCCTTACGATCCCTCCAATACCGGGTTTACAGCTATTCCTAAAACAAGCAGGTTTGTATTTAATCCTAAACTGTTTGTTTATTTCAATCCCAAAACTACCCTGAGCTTTGGTGTGAACACCATCTTTGAAGACCGTACAGGAGGAGATATCCTTTATATCAAAGGAAAGGGCGATAATGTGCATAGTTATTTTGAGAAGAATGAAAGCAAACGCTTTTCCACGCAATTATCGCTTACACATCAGTTTAATGAGCACAGCGGTTTAACGGTGAAGAATTCCGTGAGTAATTTCTCCAGAACTATCAGTGTACCTGATTATGTGTTTGATGGAAAGCAATGGTTCAGTTACACGGAAGTAGCCTATCATAAGAACGGGGAAAAGATGGATTGGGTAACGGGACTGAATGTGAATACAGACCTCTTTCGTGAGGTGCCGGATACCAGGAATTATGAACAATATACCATCGGCGGTTTTGTGCAGAACACCTGGCAGGCGGGTAACTGGCTGGCATTGGAAACCGGATTACGTGTAGATCATGTGATGGAAATGGGTACTGTTTTCCTGCCACGTATTGCTGCATTGTTTAAAATAACACCTGAGCTGACTTCCAGGCTTGGCGGAGGATTGGGGTACAAAACGCCTACCATGTTCACAGAAGAAACCGAGCGGATCCAGTACCGGGAGGTGGAATCTCCCGCAACGCTGCCTCCTGTATTTGAAAGGTCTTACGGCGGTAATTTTGATGTGAACTACAGTACCTCGCTGTCTGATAAAGTAAACCTGGGCATCAACCAGCTTTTCTTTTATACAAAGATAAAAGATCCGCTGCTGCTGGTGTTTGAGAATGCTTATCCAAAATTGCGCAACGCCGTGGGATTTATTGATACCAAAGGTTGGGAAACGAATGTAAAAGTTGGGTTCGGAGATTTTAAGCTGTTTGTAGGATATACTTTTACCGATGCGCAACTGAAGGATGGAATGGTTAAAAAGGATAATCCGCTGACGGCGCGGCATCGTTTGAATAATGTGCTGATGTATGAGCTGGAAGAGAAATGGAAGATAGGGCTGGAAGCCTATTACTATAGCGAGCAAACGCTGAACGATGGCACTAAGGGTAAACCTTACTGGATCTGTGGGTTCATGGCGGAGAAGCTGTGGGAGAAGTTTTCTTTATTCATCAACTTTGAAAACTTCCTGGATGCACGGCAAACGAAATTTGATACCATCTATACCGGTACGGTTACAAATCCTGTGTTCAGGGATATCTATGCGCCGTTAGACGGGTTTGTGGTGAACGGCGGTATTAAGCTGAATTTATAA